The region cacatgtatctgagtttcctatcaatacaattatagcatggataataaacgattatcgtgaacaaggaaatataataataactaatttattattgcctctagggcatatttccaacaatgcgcCGACCAGTGGTTGCGGGAACTCCATACGCACGATTAGAGGCGCGGTGAGGTGAGACGGCGCGGGTCCGGAGAGGTTGACGGTGATGGCGGTGTGGAGGGACGGAAGTTTCCCTCCCACCAAGTCGCGCATGGGATAGAGGGAGCGGCAAAACAGGGGAAAATTGAAGATTTGCCGAGTGTAGGTTGAGATATGCAGGTCCCCGCAATTTTTTTACAAGACTGGCCGTTTTACGGGATCTGGTCGGGACGATTTTTTGTCTCGATTTTGTGAAACGACGATTATTTTAGGGGGAGGGGGATTCATGGGATCTACTAGAGTTGCTTTACTGAACGTTACCTACGAGCACATGGCAACTTCGAACGTTTTTGAGGGCATTTTTTTCTTTTGTGAGTTTTCCGAGGGCAAATTTAGTGACGCGAGGATGATAACTTTAGTTATCAAGCATGGCAACTTTCGTGCTTCAGTTTTTTTAGAGAAAATTGTCGTGCTTGCCAACTAACTTTCCATCCTCGCGTTGCTAAACTTGCTGTATTTTTTTCCGAAGTTTCCTTGTGTAGTATTTATCATTTTCGGTAAGAAAATACACTTTTTTAGGGGTGAGAAAACACACTCACTTCgtcttaaaataagtgtctcaactttctgTAAATACTAGCAAGTGACCCATGTGTtgtacggaacatcaagatgcatttatacgagCTGTTCATCTTGTGAGAAACAAAGATGAACGAGGAAAGGACTtatctgcaaatatggagaggggtgcgggtatctttttacaaaattatcatagtttgctttttatCCATCAAATATAGGTCGGACGGTCTATACTACAGGATGACAGACACGTTATCATCATCAACtcgattttttataagagtagagaagtgtctcattttgggacagagggagtacatggaaATGCAAGAATCATCGGTGAATCTTCCTGCAATAGCTGTCAAGTTTGGGCCAGTAGCTACCACATAAAAAGGGCCAAGGGAAGCCCAATTTGACGAGGCTTTACGTCCCAGTTAAGACCTACCTTCCTTATTCGGCTCCACCATAACTTTGCCCGTTAGCGGTTTCGCCTCCCCGAAATGCTTCTTCCTGTGGGCAaccacggcggcgacggcgactgcgGCGCCGTTCAGCTCGCCGCCGAGATCGAGGAGCTCTCCTTGGGTTCCACGGGCGGTCTAGGGGACCGTCTCAGCGCGCTCCCCGACGATATCCTCCATTCCATCCTCCTGCGCCTCCCTTCCACCCCCGCCGCCGCCCGGACCTGCGTCCTCTCACGCCGCTGGCGCGGAATCTGGGCCCAGCTCCCGGAGATCCGATTCCCCTTCCCCTCCGACCCGGCCGCCGTCGGCCCCGCGCTCGCCGCCAGCGCCGCTGGCCCggccctccgcctcctccacgttGCGTGCCGCGACGACACCGGCGCCAACGCTTGGCTCCGCACCGCCGCGAGCCGGCTCATCGCAGGCGGAGAGCTTTACTTCTACAAAAGGACGCCGGGGGAGGAGAAGGGGCAGGCGGAGGCGCTGTCCTGGCAGTGCCGCACCTTCGAGCTGCCCTGCTTCGAGACGGCTGCCAAGGTATGGCTCCGCCTAGGGTTCGTCGACCTGGAGCTCCCACTGACCGGCGTGTTCTTCAGGCTCACTGAGCTGCGCTTGGAACACGTGAATTTGGAGTGTGGTTTCCAGCTCGGCGACATGGTCTCGTCGTCACGGTGCCCGGCGCTGCGGGAGCTCTGCATCGCAAGTGCCCGGGGAGTGGTCAGCCTCTGCATCATCTCGCAGACACTTGAGCGTCTTGAATTGGATATTCTGCATGGACTTGAGGAGCTCACTGTTATTGCGCCAATGCTCAGAGCGTTGAATGTGTACGCTTGCTTTGCTTGGAGGAAGCCAGTCGCTGCCATTTATGCATCGATGCTGGAGGTTCTCTGGTGGAGTGATGCATTTGATCCGAGCTTCGTACTGTTCAGCGACGTGCAGAATCTCCAGCAGCTGGCCACCTTCGACATCCATGTTTATGGGCGCTTTGATTACGCACTCCTTCAGGATTATGTGATGCTCTTACAGCACTTTCCAACTGTCTCCTGCCTTGACCTCAAACTGAACTATCAACGTGTGAGTACACCTTCTCTTTATGTGGAAGTGGAAATACACTAGTACTTAGTAAGAAGTTAGCAAACTGATGCCACAAAATTACCTTTAGAGTTTAGTAGATTATTTTTGTATACTTGCTTGTTATGGACTTACTAACTCAAGAGTTAGAACAACAGGAATACCTATTATTTAAACAGCTTAGATCACATTCTCATGTCAAACTTCAGAGTTGAGGCTCAAACTCAGAATATGTTTCTAGAGAATTAGCATTGCAATTGTTCATTCTTCTACCGTGGAAATCTTCAGAGGCAAACATAATTTCAAACAAGTTCATTGTATTATCTATTGGGTTTGTTAAAAAAAGCTGTCTTCATGAATAGACAGTTTGCTTTTGGAACTACATTGTTGAGTTTTGTCTGTCTTCTCTTGCTTTTGCAGGATTTAAGTCAGTATGAATACTTGATGGGTATCATAACCAGGCTTCCCAAAATTAAGATTTTGTCCCTGTGGTTACACACAAAAGGACATGCAATTGGGCCTTCTGTGTTCCATCTGCTGAGCAAATGTCCTGGTATTAGAGGGCTGAAGCTGACGCTAATTGACAACTTAGAGGTAAATTTATAAGAACTTCTCTTATGTAATACGTACTTTGGTTATTGCTGGAGTGATGTTAATTGATTGAAAAACATTTACACCATTCTCACCCTAAAGCTTGATCTGCTAACAGCATATTCTGTTGATTTAATATTGTTGTATTGCTCCAATTTTATGATTAGAAATACATGAACCCGTGAAACTATGAAATTGACCTGATTTCAGTCATGTAGTCAATTCCTCATGCATGTCACAGAGGTGCAAGAGGCCCCAGTTTTGATCTTGTAGCTGATTCAGTAGTCTAGGCTGTTTTAGTTCTACTTCAACCCACTTTGATATTTTAATTTTTCTGTCATTACATATTTTGCATTTCCAGATTCTCTTTAGTTTAGTCTCCAGTGATAACTGTTGTGAAATGATCCTCTACTATTTAGTTCCATTGTTATGTTTCTCTTTTTTGAGGGAAGCTCCACTGCTATGTTGAGATGGAGCAGTTCAAATGGATGTCAAGTTAGGCTTCACACATTTGAAAGATACTTCGAAGACCGGACACGTATGCCACAAGATTGGTGCCTATGCGAACCCAACTGATGGTGTCTATGCGAGCCATGAGCACTAACAGATGCTGTTAGAGGCCTTGGCCTCAGATCAATTTGAAACAATTTTTTAATATGGATAGCTGGCAACTGGTGGTACAATACTTAGGTTTGGTGTTATCCTacaaaaatatgtttttatcataGCACTATGTTTGCACTAAGGATCTATTTCTTTGGTAGCTATTGCTGATGACACATATCGACCTTTTGCTACCATTCTTCTGTTGTCTTTAGTTAGTCTTGAGCATACTTTCTCTTTATTTCAGGTGGATACACCGTGCACATCGGTTTGTGCTTGTTGTCAGCAACAGAACTGGAGTACATCTTACACCTTGGATGTCCTTGAGGAAGTGGAAATCCGTAACTTCAGAGGATTGGAACATGATTTCGCCTTCGTGGATATGCTGTTTGGTGTGTCCACGGGTATAAAGAAGATGACGATAACACTCCATCATCTGGCCAGTCCAAGCGAGGAGCTCCGCAGCTTGGGCAACCTGGGGGCCTGTTTCGAAATAAATTATAATACGAGCGAGGTGTCGTATGCACCGCCCGGCAGTCTGTTCCCAAAGACCCCGGACGACTGTTGTGAATAGTAATTGTGTAGTTTAGTCTCGGGCCCTGATGCCCTTGATGTGGTTAGTTGCATACCTTGCAAATATTTTTCCTTTCTGAGAGAAGATCCTTGCATTGTCACCATCCCTTGTTGCAAACTATAGAGGAACTGGATATTTGTTGCCAATTTGCCATCAGGGCACAAGCTACTATCTTGTGACGTGAAGATATGCTTCTATAAAGCTGTGTTCTCGACTGCAAATGTACAAGTTTGTACAAGTTTTGCTAACCTGTGTCACCAATTGGAGCAGGCCATGCCGTTGAAATGTTGAATTATGTAGAACTTCAGTTCTTCAGACGGCCAGATTGCTCATCTGGGGACAGAGGTTCGGTCTCTTCCTTTGTCCGGTCCTCTTCGGCTCTTTCCCATTTCACCTCTCTGCATTCTTTTGTTTAAATCAAGATTTAGAACCAACTAAAATTACTCCCACAGGAGCTACAGCTACATCATATACACTCAAATTAAGAATGCTTAAAATTCAGCAAAATGCAAAAGGTATCTTGTGGAACATCACAAAGACAAATTTGCCAGCTGGGAAACAGCAAAAAGGTTCTCAAATCACTGTGCGTGTGCGTCAGGAAAAAGCTCATAAGCTTAATTGAAACCTGCCAAATGTGTCATGTGACACGGAAAATGTTGGCTACTGCACTGAAAATACTGTCAAGAAATAATTTAGCCACAAACTAAAATCATAATTGAGTAAAAATAATCTGGGCTGAATTCATAATCTGTCAGACTATCCGAAATACTATAAGCTGTGAACTGACAGAAACTTGCTTCAATTTGTCAATCAGCTTTCCGACTCATGCAGTTCACTGAAAGAGTAATCCAGTAGCTGTAGGTATAACAATGACAAGAAATGATCCTAGATGCATGAGCAAGAGCGCGGCAAAATATCAGTTCACAATCTAGAGTGCAATCACACAAAACTACTACCTATAATATGTATGTGCCAGAGGAATTAGAGGAGGTATATAtttattttggtgggatggaagaaagaatgcaaatttAAAGCGTTTTATGTTCCCGCGGAGCCACAATCTAACACAAGCGATGGCTGATGTGCAGACAATAAAGATTCGTTACAAAAATCTTTCCATCTTTTTTTAACGCATCAACGGCGGGCTTACGCCTACCTGAACTTTTATTTCCAATTGAGGAGCGGTTACACGAGAACAGAGTTACAGACGTAAGAGAGAAGAAATTACAAAGCATAGAAAAAAAAGGTCTATAATCTCTCAGATAGATGAAACAACAGAGGCCCAGTCATTTAGTAAATCTCGATTCTGAATATTGTTGCAGCGATTAGCCCAGAGGGTCAGGTCGTCAGCCGCGGCTCTGGCGATGTGACGAAGGCCATGGTGCTCGGAGCAAAAAACCTTACCATCTTTACGAGTGACATTTATACTTGTCCACCATTTTATGGTTGACAGTGTTAAGGGTACATTTGAAGAGTGTGAAAAATGAAACTCTTGGTTGCTCCCCAACGCAGTTCACACATCAGTAGCATTGTATCTCAACGACCGATTTGTCTTCTCCATTTTCTCTCTCTTTAAGGTCAACTCCACAACGTATAGGAACATCTTTGTACATCAGTTTGATAAGCACTAGAGCAGAGATGTTAGTAGCCCTATTTACTGTGCATGAAGTTTGAGACGCCATAACGGCATCACCAGTAATCTCCACAAGTGCAGGACCCGTCGACAAAATGGTGGAATCTGTTTCTGTCTCTGAACACAATCTTCCTGCTAGTGATCTTGGATATCAGCTTCAGCACTGCATGGCAGTCGGAGCATGCCCGTAGGTTCTTGACAATCTTGATCGTCACCCCAGGCTGCGTGCTTATCAGTCCAAATGCAACAGCAAGCTTCTCGCTGTGGACCGCAAGTGCCTTCTCCTTCGTGGCCTCATCCAGGTCATGTAGAACCAGCTCTGTTTGCGGAACATGTCCATGCTCCTTCACAAGGCCATTCATCTTGTCTAACATGGCATATATTTCATTGGTGCAGGGGTGGCTCATATCCCCCGCAACGAACTCGTATACCTTGCGGTCTATCTCAATACCACTAGCCTTCATCATGGACCGCACCCGCGCCACTTCTTCCCATTTACCGACAGCTGCATAGATGTTGGAAAGGAGGATATACACCCCTGAGTTGGCTAACCCCTTGGCAACAAGGAAGTCCGCAAACCGCTGGCCTAACGCCATGTTCTTGTGAAGCCGGCATGCAGCAAGTAGTGACACCCACATGACAGCGTCAGGTGTTATTGTCATGCTCTGCACAAGATGGAATGCTTCTTCTATGAGCCCCGCACGACCCAGAAGGTCCACCATGCAATCATAGTGCTCGATCTTGGGATCAATGCCGTACTCATGCTCCATCGACTGGAAGAACCTGCGGCCCTCCTCAACCAGCCCAGAATGACTGCACGCATTGAGCAAACCAATGAAGGTGATATCTGTCGGCCACAGGCCCTGCTCCCGCAATTGCACAAACATCTCCAGTGCCTTTCTGCTATCTCCGTGCATTGCATAACCATTGATCATGGCGTTCCACACAACAATATCTTTGTCACCAATGCCGTGGAATACGGCAACAGCGTCCTCCAAGCTTCCGCATTTGCAGTACATGTCAATGAGTGCCGTGCCCACTCTGACATTGAGTTGAACACGCCAATTGTTCTTGACATAGGAATGAAGCCACTTCCCTGACTCCACCGTACCAAGCTGCGCAACCGCAGACAGCACCAGCACAACTGTCACCTCGTCAGGCTCAACGCTCGACCTCAGCATCCGCCGAAACAACTGGAGCGCCTCATTAGGCTTCCCGTGCTGCGTGTACCCGTCAATCATCGCGTTCCAACAGATGAAGTCCTTCCTGGGCAACCCGTCGAACAGCCTGCGCGCGTCGTCCAGCGCACCCATGTTCGCGTAGCAGGTGAGCATCGCCGTGACAGACACGACGTGCGGATCTGGCATCTCGTCGAAAAGAGCACGAGCGGCAGCGGCGTCCCCCGCCCGCGCGTACATGCTGAGCAGCGCGGTGGCGACGTAGGAGTCACCGGAGAGGGCCAGCTTGAAAGCGTACGCgtgcagggcgcgccccagggCGAGTCCGCGGCAAGCGGGGAGGGATGCGGAGAGGGTGTGGGCGGTGGGCAGGAGACCCTCAGACAGCATGTCGGAGAGGAGCGCGAGCGCGGGGAGGTGGAGGCCGCGGGAGGAGTGGGCATGGATGGCGGAGGTGTAGAAGATGGCGGTGGGGTCCTGGGTGCGGCGGAGGAGGGTGAGCGAGAGGCCGAGGCGGCCGGACGCGGCGTAGGCGCGCTGCAGGCGGAAGGCGACGGCCCGGTCGCTGTCGATGCCCGTGCGGACCACGGCCGCGTGAAGCTCGGAGGCGCGGCGGGCCGTCGAGCAAGCGGCGAGGAGCGACGCGGCGCGATCGGCGATGAGGGCGCCATGGTGGCCGCCGGAGTCCCTGGCGGGGGCGACAGAGGGGAGCACTGCGGCGGACATCTGGGAAGCCGCTACGGACTGCGGGGCGGGAGGGAGTGGCGCGTCGTTCACTGGCTCAGTCTCACTGCGCAGCTTATCCTCGCAAGATAACCCTTGAAGGCAACGATATGGCTTATGCTACCGTATAGTCATATTATCTATAGGTTGAAAGCAGCGATATGGCTCATACTACCATATAGTCATACGGACGTCGTTTTACTTGGTCGAACGAGAGGAGGCTCCTACCTTGACTAAGATCGACAGGGTGctcatctcaaaaaaaaaaaaaagatcgACAGGGTGCTAGCAGGGTCGAGCAGGCAAAATTGGAGGCCCTGTGCAACATTCTAAAATGGGTCCTATCTCACTAAAAAAACACTACATAAACATATAACTGTAATAATATAATGATCATAGTATTTTACATATCAATTGAAAATATCAAGAATCCTACATATTTTTTGTTTCTTCAAACGCTTTTGGTAACCAGACTCATGTTTTCTCAATGAAGATATGACTTGCCACTTGGATCTTGCAATACTAAACACCTATAATAGATAAAAAGAATAAAATTAACTACAAGATTTTAGTACGACTAAATAGCGGGTGGAAAGCGAAACTCAAAGTCAAGGGGTCAAAGGATCACCGATTATTGACGCGAAGATGCTTAAAAATTCGAGATCGAAAGGTGTGAACTTTCCTCGCCTTTAGAGTTCAGAGTTCAGATGAAGCAGGTCCTCTATGGGGGCTGCTATTCGGGCGGCGTGGCCCTCATGTGTCCTGTGTCCTGACTGCTGAAAAAGATCTACCACGTTGGAATGAAACTGCTCGACCATGGATTCAACACCAAGGAAAGAGGACTCGACAGGAGTCAGGAGCCCTAACCTGCCGCGTCGAGCGATGGCTGCCAGCGCTAGACAAAGAGACAAAGGAACGCCTTGTTGCTTCGCTCGTCTCGATCGGGGCTTCTTCAGGCGTGGCAATAGAGGCTCATATCGAAGATTGAAGTCTGAAGAGGCCCATCTATACAGAGGAGTACTACTGCGTAATTTTTTGGGGGCCCNNNNNNNNNNNNNNNNNNNNNNNNNNNNNNNNNNNNNNNNNNNNNNNNNNNNNNNNNNNNNNNNNNNNNNNNNNNNNNNNNNNNNNNNNNNNNNNNNNNNNNNNNNNNNNNNNNNNNNNNNNNNNNNNNNNNNNNNNNNNNNNNNNNNNNNNNNNNNNNNNNNNNNNNNNNNNNNNNNNNNNNNNNNNNNNNNNNNNNNNNNNNNNNNNNNNNNNTGGGTGCTAGTCTCGGTGGACTGGGACGTGGAGTACATGGACAGCTTGTTGCAAGCCCTGTCCACGGGAGTATCAGATCACGCACCCTTACATCTCACTACTAGTGTGTCGTTCCATCACAAAAACCGCTTTCATTTTGAGTTGTATTGGAAAGTTGGATGGATTCTGGGATGCCATCAGGGAAGCTTGGCGCTGCGATGATAAAATTACCGACCCATATAAGAGACTTGACGCATTATTTCGCAATGCGGGTGCTGCGCTCAAGCTTGGGGACAAAAGAAAACCGGAAACGTCAAACTTCAAATGGCAGTAGAGACGTGGGTGATCTACAGACTGGACAAAGCGCGGGACGCTAGATATCTTCTGGACA is a window of Triticum dicoccoides isolate Atlit2015 ecotype Zavitan chromosome 2B, WEW_v2.0, whole genome shotgun sequence DNA encoding:
- the LOC119363889 gene encoding pentatricopeptide repeat-containing protein ELI1, chloroplastic-like yields the protein MSAAVLPSVAPARDSGGHHGALIADRAASLLAACSTARRASELHAAVVRTGIDSDRAVAFRLQRAYAASGRLGLSLTLLRRTQDPTAIFYTSAIHAHSSRGLHLPALALLSDMLSEGLLPTAHTLSASLPACRGLALGRALHAYAFKLALSGDSYVATALLSMYARAGDAAAARALFDEMPDPHVVSVTAMLTCYANMGALDDARRLFDGLPRKDFICWNAMIDGYTQHGKPNEALQLFRRMLRSSVEPDEVTVVLVLSAVAQLGTVESGKWLHSYVKNNWRVQLNVRVGTALIDMYCKCGSLEDAVAVFHGIGDKDIVVWNAMINGYAMHGDSRKALEMFVQLREQGLWPTDITFIGLLNACSHSGLVEEGRRFFQSMEHEYGIDPKIEHYDCMVDLLGRAGLIEEAFHLVQSMTITPDAVMWVSLLAACRLHKNMALGQRFADFLVAKGLANSGVYILLSNIYAAVGKWEEVARVRSMMKASGIEIDRKVYEFVAGDMSHPCTNEIYAMLDKMNGLVKEHGHVPQTELVLHDLDEATKEKALAVHSEKLAVAFGLISTQPGVTIKIVKNLRACSDCHAVLKLISKITSRKIVFRDRNRFHHFVDGSCTCGDYW
- the LOC119363888 gene encoding uncharacterized protein LOC119363888: MLLPVGNHGGDGDCGAVQLAAEIEELSLGSTGGLGDRLSALPDDILHSILLRLPSTPAAARTCVLSRRWRGIWAQLPEIRFPFPSDPAAVGPALAASAAGPALRLLHVACRDDTGANAWLRTAASRLIAGGELYFYKRTPGEEKGQAEALSWQCRTFELPCFETAAKVWLRLGFVDLELPLTGVFFRLTELRLEHVNLECGFQLGDMVSSSRCPALRELCIASARGVVSLCIISQTLERLELDILHGLEELTVIAPMLRALNVYACFAWRKPVAAIYASMLEVLWWSDAFDPSFVLFSDVQNLQQLATFDIHVYGRFDYALLQDYVMLLQHFPTVSCLDLKLNYQRDLSQYEYLMGIITRLPKIKILSLWLHTKGHAIGPSVFHLLSKCPGIRGLKLTLIDNLEVDTPCTSVCACCQQQNWSTSYTLDVLEEVEIRNFRGLEHDFAFVDMLFGVSTGIKKMTITLHHLASPSEELRSLGNLGACFEINYNTSEVSYAPPGSLFPKTPDDCCE